The following coding sequences are from one Microbacterium sp. SORGH_AS_0969 window:
- the trpD gene encoding anthranilate phosphoribosyltransferase — translation MAERFSWPDVLTSLLDGRDLSVSESTWAMRRVMAGEATPSQLAGFLIALRAKGETVEEIVGFRDAILEAAVPLPVRAEVLDIVGTGGDRFGTVNVSTMAAVVAAASGVPVVKHGNRAASSASGSSDVLSSLGIALTLDPAHVAETLDRTGITFAFAAAFHPGFRHAGPTRSELGVPTVFNFLGPLCNPARAEANAVGVAHLDRVPLITGVFRTRGATALVFRGDDGLDELTTTGHSRLWEISRGDVHEHDLDPRDLGIPLVEIDALLGGSPDHNAEVVRRTLAGETGAVRDIVLLNAAAGLVSYRLFQDAAQVQRPILERLAEAMTDAAAAIDDGRASAKLEAWISTTRELAE, via the coding sequence ATGGCGGAACGCTTCTCCTGGCCCGATGTCCTCACGTCTCTCCTCGACGGGCGCGACCTCAGCGTGTCGGAATCCACGTGGGCCATGCGGCGTGTCATGGCGGGCGAGGCGACCCCGTCGCAGCTCGCCGGGTTCCTCATTGCGTTGCGCGCCAAGGGCGAGACGGTCGAAGAGATCGTGGGCTTCCGCGACGCCATCCTCGAGGCGGCTGTGCCGCTCCCGGTGCGCGCCGAAGTCCTCGACATCGTGGGGACCGGCGGAGACCGCTTCGGCACCGTCAACGTCTCGACGATGGCGGCGGTGGTGGCGGCGGCATCCGGAGTCCCCGTGGTCAAACACGGCAATCGTGCCGCGAGCTCGGCATCCGGATCCTCCGACGTCCTGTCGTCGCTCGGTATCGCTCTCACGCTCGATCCGGCGCACGTCGCCGAGACCCTCGATCGCACGGGGATCACCTTCGCCTTCGCCGCGGCGTTCCATCCCGGATTCCGTCACGCGGGGCCGACCCGGTCGGAGCTCGGAGTGCCGACGGTGTTCAACTTCCTCGGCCCCCTGTGCAACCCGGCGCGTGCGGAGGCGAACGCGGTCGGCGTCGCTCACCTCGATCGGGTCCCGCTCATCACCGGCGTCTTCCGCACACGCGGGGCGACGGCGCTGGTGTTCCGCGGCGACGACGGTCTCGACGAGCTGACGACCACCGGACACAGCCGGCTCTGGGAGATCAGCAGAGGCGATGTCCACGAGCACGATCTGGATCCTCGGGATCTCGGCATCCCGCTCGTCGAGATCGATGCCCTGCTCGGCGGCTCGCCCGATCACAACGCCGAGGTGGTGCGGCGCACGCTCGCCGGCGAGACCGGGGCGGTGCGCGACATCGTCCTCCTGAACGCCGCGGCCGGACTCGTGTCGTACCGGTTGTTCCAGGATGCCGCGCAGGTGCAGCGTCCGATCCTCGAGCGTCTGGCCGAGGCGATGACGGATGCCGCTGCGGCGATCGACGACGGGCGAGCGTCCGC
- a CDS encoding heme-copper oxidase subunit III, with amino-acid sequence MVTTSATYSQAVRAVKRPDPVAVGTIVWLGSEVMFFAGLFAIYFTLRSTSASLWAQETELLNVPFATVNTIILVLSSVTCQMGVFAAERYQPYRTGKPFRFVQWGMVEWFYLTFILGAVFVSGQVWEYATLVAEGMPISANPYASAFYLTTGFHALHVTGGLIAFLLVIGRAYAVKNFGRKEMTTSIVVSYYWHFVDVVWIALFFVIYFLK; translated from the coding sequence ATGGTGACGACCTCAGCGACGTATTCCCAGGCCGTGCGTGCCGTGAAGCGGCCCGACCCGGTCGCGGTGGGCACCATCGTGTGGCTGGGCAGCGAGGTCATGTTCTTCGCCGGCCTCTTCGCCATCTACTTCACTCTGCGCAGCACCTCCGCGTCCCTCTGGGCGCAGGAGACCGAGCTGCTCAACGTCCCCTTCGCGACCGTCAACACGATCATCCTCGTGCTGTCGTCGGTCACGTGCCAGATGGGCGTGTTCGCTGCCGAGCGGTACCAGCCGTACCGCACCGGCAAGCCGTTCCGCTTCGTCCAGTGGGGAATGGTGGAGTGGTTCTACCTCACGTTCATCCTCGGCGCCGTCTTCGTGTCGGGCCAGGTGTGGGAGTACGCGACGCTGGTTGCCGAAGGCATGCCCATCAGCGCCAACCCCTACGCGTCGGCCTTCTACCTGACCACCGGCTTCCACGCCCTGCACGTGACGGGCGGGCTCATCGCCTTCCTCCTCGTCATCGGCCGTGCCTACGCCGTGAAGAACTTCGGGCGCAAAGAGATGACCACCTCGATCGTCGTGTCCTACTACTGGCACTTCGTCGACGTCGTCTGGATCGCCCTGTTCTTCGTCATCTACTTCCTGAAGTAA
- a CDS encoding c-type cytochrome, translating into MAREKKPRRASGRRSPLAAAALIGIGLLLTGGVYAGASAAMAATDTPTSSASSATAVEEGKKLFQANCATCHGLDLEGSQQGPSLFGVGELSVHFQVSTGRMPLQAQGPQAPQKPVQFTEEQIDAIAAFVQSSAPGPTYPSADITDGEGDLSHGAELFRINCAMCHNVAGAGGALTEGKWAPDLHTVTPVNMYAAMVTGPQNMPVFNDLNLTPEDKRDVISYLMFLQKSESPGGFSLGSLGPVSEGLFIWIFGIGALIALTVWITAKSN; encoded by the coding sequence ATGGCACGAGAGAAGAAGCCGCGCCGCGCCTCCGGGCGCCGCAGTCCCCTGGCCGCCGCCGCGCTGATCGGCATCGGCCTCCTCCTCACCGGTGGCGTGTACGCCGGTGCGTCCGCCGCGATGGCCGCGACCGACACCCCGACGAGCAGCGCTTCCTCCGCGACCGCGGTCGAAGAGGGCAAGAAGCTCTTCCAGGCGAACTGCGCGACCTGTCACGGCCTCGACCTCGAGGGCAGCCAGCAGGGTCCCTCCCTGTTCGGCGTCGGCGAGCTGTCGGTGCACTTCCAGGTGTCCACCGGACGCATGCCGCTTCAGGCCCAGGGCCCGCAGGCCCCCCAGAAGCCCGTGCAGTTCACCGAAGAGCAGATCGACGCGATCGCCGCTTTCGTGCAGTCGTCGGCCCCCGGCCCGACCTACCCGAGCGCCGACATCACCGACGGCGAGGGCGACCTCTCCCACGGTGCCGAGCTGTTCCGCATCAACTGCGCGATGTGCCACAACGTCGCCGGCGCGGGCGGTGCGCTGACCGAGGGCAAGTGGGCCCCGGATCTGCACACCGTGACGCCCGTCAACATGTACGCGGCCATGGTCACCGGCCCGCAGAACATGCCGGTCTTCAACGACCTCAACCTCACCCCCGAAGACAAGCGCGACGTCATCTCGTACCTGATGTTCCTTCAGAAGTCCGAGTCCCCCGGCGGATTCTCGCTCGGTTCGCTCGGTCCGGTCTCCGAGGGTCTGTTCATCTGGATCTTCGGAATCGGGGCGCTCATCGCGCTCACCGTGTGGATCACGGCCAAGTCCAACTGA
- a CDS encoding ubiquinol-cytochrome c reductase iron-sulfur subunit: MAHEEDALEHERASWKPSAGLAVAVPDPVENPGLPGHRHRMTDQDPQAMKRAVRTVYTLFYFSVAASIWASIAYMIFPIESGALIDIRYNNLFIGLGIGFALLSIGIGTIHWGKSVMSDKEYIEDRHATRGRDETREGAVNVFVEANEDSGFGRREIIRNSLFAALAASIIPGITLFRGLAPQDEDPVKLLSHTMWKEGSRLSHDPSGRPIRAADVTLGSAFHVIPEELAGLGHDEGYLEEKAKAIVLLMRLQPEQLNPETNKMDWTYDGIVAYSKVCTHVGCPVALYEQQTHHLLCPCHQSQFDVANGAAVIFGPAARPLPQLPITVDAEGYLVAKSDFHEPVGPSFWERK; encoded by the coding sequence ATGGCACACGAGGAAGACGCACTCGAGCACGAGAGGGCTTCATGGAAGCCCTCCGCCGGGCTCGCCGTCGCGGTTCCCGACCCCGTGGAGAACCCGGGTCTTCCCGGACACCGCCACCGCATGACCGATCAAGACCCGCAGGCGATGAAGCGGGCGGTCCGCACGGTCTACACGCTGTTCTACTTCTCGGTCGCCGCGAGCATCTGGGCGAGCATCGCCTACATGATCTTCCCGATCGAGTCGGGCGCGCTGATCGACATCCGGTACAACAACCTCTTCATCGGACTCGGCATCGGCTTCGCCCTGCTGTCGATCGGTATCGGCACCATTCACTGGGGCAAGTCGGTCATGTCCGACAAGGAGTACATCGAGGACCGCCACGCCACGCGCGGCCGCGACGAGACCCGCGAGGGTGCCGTCAACGTCTTCGTCGAGGCGAACGAGGACTCCGGCTTCGGTCGCCGCGAGATCATCCGCAACTCGCTGTTCGCCGCTCTCGCCGCCTCGATCATCCCGGGTATCACCCTGTTCCGTGGTCTCGCACCTCAGGACGAAGATCCGGTGAAGCTCCTCAGCCACACCATGTGGAAGGAGGGCTCGCGCCTGTCGCACGACCCCTCCGGTCGGCCGATCCGCGCAGCCGACGTCACGCTCGGCTCCGCCTTCCACGTGATCCCGGAAGAGCTTGCGGGCCTCGGCCACGACGAGGGCTACCTCGAAGAGAAGGCCAAGGCCATCGTGCTGCTGATGCGTCTGCAGCCCGAGCAGCTGAACCCCGAGACCAACAAGATGGACTGGACGTACGACGGCATCGTCGCGTACTCGAAGGTCTGCACGCACGTCGGCTGCCCCGTGGCGCTCTACGAGCAGCAGACCCACCACCTCCTGTGCCCTTGCCACCAGTCGCAGTTCGACGTCGCCAACGGTGCGGCCGTCATCTTCGGCCCGGCCGCCCGTCCCCTGCCGCAGCTCCCCATCACCGTCGACGCCGAGGGTTACCTCGTCGCGAAGAGTGACTTCCACGAGCCCGTCGGCCCCAGCTTCTGGGAGCGCAAATGA